A DNA window from Acropora palmata chromosome 12, jaAcrPala1.3, whole genome shotgun sequence contains the following coding sequences:
- the LOC141859742 gene encoding uncharacterized protein LOC141859742 isoform X1 → MEVIGLISTLRTLKSFKLFLHPWARNHLYILNLPSCMLNLCVICICVLQPKVSGLSDIIQGQGLSLFSNLIQDFKTLALGPEVSWVCVVCHKKQEMLTKTGNWFGSLTGPNEKIKASDSDSLGSDFRAIPTEEDKRAMRRQRSDSGRGSIRRGKGKDGEQNRVRRPSVSDEEVDQSPSESPAYLSDDELYRPDGNKVRRKVVKFKGDDELGRAPQGYYPGSMQNRSAPLNQGPGRGVGVPSHGPGVRPGGQHPQGPGVRPAGMSGSGPPPRGMPSPQQQGSSVTSVSHPGTSPSNRPVFPPPQQQGPRGSMAPNQPRPGFGLRGPQGPQPQRMQGPHPQNASGYSRGTAPGNQPFVPSQAHPGQANYGRGGSSGTQPTIQYNLGPRPGAYGSSGPKPQGGLPPNHVGGAQKTPGSPRPIERMGAHHGSRSGAPQAMNPMGPRFGPGGQPIRGILPDHQGGQQLHPGQLGSPRQGQPSPVHGGSPRHGQVSSGQFPSPRMGHMPPGQLSPRQGQVSPGQPNSARQLVPPVQSGSPRPGQVHPGSSNSPRQGQVPGQLAAPRDGQIPSQSGSPRQGVLLDQQARGQMSSPRGGPPGDPKSSPRLDGQKHQLGPFPGQVDTSRDQSRGRSGPHPADPGMGHPGGPQGHPADQSRGYPANMQQAPGLEHPRGPFANNQSSSVEQPRGQFRSQHQAPGIDEGKQRSGSNEKGLLRDNPSEGPGAHGLRSVPSQEAPGIGDHRLPDQTGPAMHQPTGNKNGQMRDGSSILGRVDASRQDSEDHRPKGAGGAVIQQAARPLDRPVRSFGEHVDGRRSPSRRISLDDPKDKSNLFFKDDPPSREDQGSLGDRFVSALSIKRTSSPPVSSSLPSSSVMASAITTIPSCSSTDENKDSLQTSIKWSQPDEDNKCLGEVHLTIDPKYRGVSTDLFAAYGLKVIGGKKTDDGKLGAFITEIRKGGPADRQAQLQKGDEIQEWNDQSLVDCTFEEVVESINSSMEDNQDSNELHLIVCREKSKFPVKSTQPQVTSPLGLETKEDSPKQVPATRDSPVKRDRVSPSAATPMSVRDGTGMLTQRDHIIGTSTMQENGAPVSDRNPASSYDTTDNDDFFFGGGPLSDEKPNKSMKSTAASQQSTTGKPTRITGRLQLKLFYDEDAANLNVTVVGAEGLALKESTTPPNPYVRIYFLPDKSMQSKRRTKTAMKSTTPKWNQTFVYPCRPQKFIGRALEITVWDYDKVGSSEFIGEVVLNMTEANLDGNGYWYSLKNHEDDNDPLVPPTPDQSPHSSFRFKGSRGPGETTEQGGSPSYGSDYEEEARYTSNGPGSSTQPPYHSPENELLKKQLIDHHRDSPRPPFSQPQMVQAYTAKQYHSSPPHLSQSPQPSFSNYSVDPNRMQPQQTRPTPPSQQHGIAGRFHDERISPSMHGYTSPGSYSPGRLSPSGGPGAKKSRMLPQLPPGRESMDEDERARLAKQKLKDIDPARAKLIVGGARGRMGYGQAPDSAYSPLSEGLYDPSISPRHGGQSPRPMQRTGSPSPLAGLKHQGLPTQQERRYSPDITAHEQGAPYESHRRPQTAPTRRRNSLSSLPLNDSEAERSRSPFPPSPVPLGQSRSLSSSSLHDKTGGLPNGKLLAVENARFGSVNDLHVFPTGGHMKPTRRTTGSDSVGGSGRSSRSSSITSDRSGSLNSIPGSVTSCESSPWIPPGIKLGSESYFGDFVDGLGPAQIVGRQVLASPSMGDIQLAMFDRKGVLEVEVVRAKGLLPKPGSKILPAPYVKVYVMEGKRCLMKKKTRAARRTLEPYYQQQLEFKVEFTGKTLQVIVWGDYGRMDRKVFMGVVQILLDELDLSNLVIGWYKLFSTSSMCDPPLPSSPLGGSPKKSPGPSPRSSVNQGVGSPLRGMSPLPTIVPPQGHMGNMDEEGDYV, encoded by the exons ATGGAGGTTATAGGTTTGATTTCTACCTTAAGAACTCTGAAAtcttttaagttgtttcttcaCCCATGGGCAAGAAACCATCTTTACATATTAAATCTTCCTTCGTGCATGCTAAACCTTTGTGTTATTTGTATTTGTGTTTTGCAGCCTAAGGTCTCAGGCCTCTCGGACATCATT CAAGGACAGGGTCTTTCTCTCTTCTCCAACTTGATTCAAGACTTCAAGACACTTGCTCTGGGTCCTGAG GTTTCCTGGGTTTGTGTGGTGTGTcacaagaaacaagaaatgcTCACCAAAACTGGCAACTGGTTTGGGTCTTTGACAGGGCCCAATGAAAAGATAAAGGCTTCTGATTCAGATTCTCTTGGAAGTGACTTTAGGGCAATCCCAACAGAGGAAGATAAAAGAGCAATGAGACGACAAAGATCAGATTCTGGAAGAGGCAGCATTCGCCGAGGGAAAGGCAAAGATGGGGAACAGAATCGTGTCCGCAGACCCTCAGTATCAGATGAGGAAGTGGACCAATCCCCGTCAGAGAGTCCAGCTTATTTAAGTGATGATGAGTTGTATAGGCCTGATGGAAATAAAGTGAGGCGTAAAGTTGTCAAATTTAAAGGGGACGATGAGTTAGGTCGTGCACCTCAGGGTTATTATCCTGGTTCAATGCAAAATAGGTCAGCTCCTCTAAACCAGGGACCAGGTAGAGGAGTTGGAGTACCAAGTCATGGTCCAGGAGTAAGACCAGGGGGGCAGCACCCTCAGGGGCCAGGAGTGAGGCCTGCCGGAATGAGTGGAAGTGGCCCTCCACCTCGAGGGATGCCATCCCCTCAACAGCAAGGATCTAGTGTCACTTCAGTATCGCATCCTGGAACATCACCATCTAACCGTCCAGTGTTTCCACCTCCCCAGCAACAGGGTCCCAGAGGAAGTATGGCTCCAAATCAACCAAGGCCTGGATTTGGACTGAGAGGACCTCAGGGGCCACAACCACAAAGAATGCAGGGCCCTCATCCACAAAATGCCAGTGGATATAGTAGAGGGACTGCCCCTGGTAATCAACCTTTTGTGCCATCTCAGGCTCACCCAGGGCAGGCCAATTATGGCAGAGGAGGATCATCTGGTACACAACCTACCATACAGTATAACCTGGGACCCAGACCTGGAGCTTATGGTTCCTCAGGACCAAAACCTCAAGGTGGGCTACCTCCTAACCATGTTGGGGGTGCACAGAAAACTCCTGGAAGTCCTAGACCAATTGAACGGATGGGAGCTCACCATGGTTCAAGATCTGGTGCGCCACAAGCAATGAATCCAATGGGTCCCAGATTTGGTCCTGGTGGACAGCCTATTCGTGGGATTCTCCCAGACCATCAGGGTGGACAGCAACTACATCCTGGACAGTTAGGTTCACCAAGGCAAGGTCAACCATCTCCTGTTCATGGTGGTTCACCAAGGCATGGTCAGGTTTCCTCTGGGCAGTTTCCATCCCCTAGAATGGGGCACATGCCACCTGGACAGTTAAGTCCACGGCAAGGTCAGGTTTCACCTGGGCAGCCAAATTCTGCAAGGCAACTTGTTCCACCTGTACAGTCAGGATCACCACGTCCAGGACAGGTCCATCCAGGATCATCAAATTCTCCAAGGCAAGGCCAGGTTCCTGGACAGTTAGCAGCACCAAGGGATGGGCAAATTCCTAGTCAATCAGGGAGTCCCAGGCAAGGGGTTCTGTTGGACCAACAGGCAAGGGGACAAATGAGTTCACCTCGTGGGGGTCCTCCAGGGGATCCTAAGAGCTCACCCAGGTTAGATGGTCAAAAGCATCAACTAGGCCCTTTTCCAGGACAGGTGGATACATCAAGAGATCAATCTAGGGGGAGATCTGGGCCACACCCAGCGGATCCAGGCATGGGGCACCCTGGTGGACCCCAGGGTCATCCTGCCGACCAATCAAGAGGGTATCCTGCAAATATGCAACAAGCACCAGGGCTGGAGCATCCCAGAGGACCCTTTGCAAATAATCAGAGCTCTTCTGTGGAACAACCAAGGGGACAATTTCGCTCTCAACACCAAGCACCAGGTATTGATGAGGGAAAGCAGAGATCTGGTTCCAATGAAAAAGGACTGTTAAGGGATAATCCATCTGAAGGACCAGGAGCACATGGCTTGAGAAGTGTGCCCAGTCAAGAAGCACCAGGAATAGGAGATCACAG ACTCCCTGATCAAACTGGCCCGGCAATGCATCAACCAACTGGCAACAAAAATGGACAGATGAGAGACGGTTCCTCCATCCTTGGAAGGGTAGATGCAAGCAGACAGGACAGCGAAGACCACAGGCCAAAAGGGGCTGGTGGTGCTGTGATACAGCAAGCTGCAAGACCTCTGGACAGACCAGTGAGGTCCTTTGGGGAACACGTTGATGGCAGAAGAAGCCCATCAAGGAGAATTTCACTTGATGATCCCAAAGATAAA AGCAACTTGTTCTTTAAGGATGACCCTCCTTCGAGGGAAGATCAAGGCTCATTGGGTGATCGATTTGTTAGTGCATTGTCTATCAAGAGAACTTCTTCTCCTCCTGTTTCCTCTTCTTTACCTTCATCCTCAGTGATGGCTTCTGCTATCACAACTATCCCTTCATGTTCATCTacagatgaaaacaaagattCCTTGCAG aCATCCATTAAGTGGTCTCAGCCAGATGAGGACAACAAGTGTTTAGGGGAGGTTCATCTGACAATAGATCCTAAATACAGAGGAGTGTCTACAG ATCTCTTTGCAGCTTATGGCTTGAAGGTGATTGGAGGGAAAAAAACAGATGATGGGAAACTTGGAGCTTTTATAACTGAGATAAGAAAAGGAGGACCAGCAGACAGGCAAGCACAATTGCAGAAAg GTGATGAAATACAAGAATGGAATGATCAATCATTGGTAGACTGTACTTTTGAAGAAGTTGTAGAAAGTATCAACTCATCCATGGAAGACAACCAAGACAGCAACGAGCTTCATCTGATAGTTTGCAGGGAGAA GAGTAAATTTCCAGTCAAAAGCACTCAGCCGCAAGTGACATCACCGCTAGGTCTGGAAACAAAGGAAGATTCACCCAAACAGGTCCCTGCCACGAGGGACTCTCCTGTGAAAAGGGACCGTGTGTCACCCTCTGCAGCCACACCCATGTCAGTGAGAGATGGCACAGGAATGCTAACGCAAAGGGATCATATCATTGGGACCTCAACAATGCAGGAGAATGGTGCCCCAGTGAGTGACAGAAACCCTGCTTCAAGCTATGATACTACAGATAATGATGATTTCTTCTTTGGGGGCGGTCCTTTATCAGATGAGAAACCCAACAAATCTATGAAGTCAACAGCCGCTTCTCAACAGAGCACCACAGGGAAACCAACTCGAATCACTGGCCGACTTCAG TTGAAGCTGTTTTATGATGAAGATGCTGCCAATTTGAATGTGACAGTAGTAGGAGCTGAAGGCTTGGCTCTCAAGGAATCTACAACTCCACCCAATCCTTATGTCAGGATTTATTTTCTTCCTGATAAGAG tatgCAGAGTAAACGACGGACAAAGACAGCTATGAAATCTACTACTCCAAAATGGAACCAGACCTTTGTTTATCCCTGCAGACCACAgaag TTCATTGGCCGTGCTCTTGAAATTACTGTGTGGGACTATGACAAAGTGGGCTCCAGTGAATTTATTGGTGAG GTTGTGCTAAACATGACCGAGGCGAATCTTGATGGCAATGGGTACTGGTACTCACTTAAAAATCACGAGGATGACAACGATCCTCTTGTGCCACCAACTCCGGACCAGTCCCCTCACAGCTCCTTCAGATTCAAGGGATCGAGAGGGCCTGGTGAGACAACTGAACAAG gtgGTTCGCCTAGTTACGGTAGTGATTACGAGGAAGAAGCGAGATATACTTCAAATGGCCCCGGTTCTAGTACCCAGCCTCCATATCATTCACCGGAAAATGAGCTGTTGAAGAAACAGTTGATTGATCATCACAGAGACAGTCCCAGGCCTCCTTTTTCACAACCACAGATGGTGCAAG CTTACACTGCCAAGCAATATCACTCGTCACCACCTCACCTGTCCCAGTCTCCTCAACCGAGCTTCTCAAATTATTCCGTCGACCCCAACAGAATGCAGCCGCAACAGACTagacccactcctccttctcAACAGCATGGAATCGCTGGCCGCTTTCATGACGAACGTATTTCCCCAAGCATGCATGGTTATACCTCCCCTGGATCCTATTCCCCTGGTAGATTGTCCCCTAGCGGAGGCCCCGGGGCTAAAAAGTCCCGCATGTTGCCACAATTGCCTCCAGGACGGGAATCGATGG ACGAAGATGAAAGAGCAAGGCTTGCTaaacagaaattaaaagaCATTGATCCGGCTAGAGCTAAATTGATTGTCGGCGGCGCTAGAGGGAGGATGGGATATGGCCAAGCCCCAGATTCCGCGTACTCACCGCTAAGTGAGGGCTTGTACGATCCGAGCATATCTCCGCGGCATGGAGGCCAGTCTCCGAGACCAATGCAAAGAACGGGGAGTCCATCGCCGCTAGCAGGGCTGAAACATCAGGGGCTGCCCACACAGCAAG AACGCAGGTATTCACCTGACATTACTGCGCATGAGCAAGGAGCACCATACGAAAGCCACAGGAGACCTC AAACTGCTCCTACACGACGCCGAAACAGCTTGAGTAGTTTACCGCTGAACGACTCTGAGGCGGAGCGGTCGCGCAGCCCTTTCCCTCCTAGTCCAGTACCTCTCGGTCAAAGCAGGAGTCTTAGCAGCTCAAGTTTACATGACAAGACCGGCGGTTTGCCCAATG GCAAGCTGCTGGCTGTTGAAAATGCTCGTTTCGGAAGTGTTAATGATCTCCATGTCTTCCCCACAGGGGGACACATGAAACCAACGCGGCGGACGACTGGAAGTGATAGTGTGGGCGGAAGTGGTCGAAGTAGCAGGTCTTCGTCGATTACAAGTGATAGAAGCGGAAGCTTGAATAGTATACCAGGCTCGGTTACTAGCTGCGAAAGTAG TCCCTGGATTCCACCCGGCATTAAACTTGGAAGCGAGAGTtattttggcgattttgttGATGGTCTGGGTCCCGCTCAGATCGTGGGCCGTCAAGTGCTAGCCTCTCCTTCAATGGGAGACATACAGTTAGCCATGTTTGACAGGAAAGGAGTGCTTGAAGTCGAGGTTGTACGAGCCAAGGGCTTGTTGCCGAAACCTGGGTCAAAGATTCTGCCAG cACCGTATGTGAAGGTTTACGTGATGGAGGGCAAAAGGTgtttgatgaaaaagaaaaccagaGCAGCGCGAAGAACATTAGAACCATATTATCAACAACAATTAGAATTTAAGGTCGAATTTACTGGAAAGACACTTCAG gtaATCGTGTGGGGAGATTACGGGCGTATGGACAGGAAGGTGTTCATGGGCGTTGTACAGATCTTATTGGACGAGCTCGACCTTAGTAATTTAGTGATTGGTTGGTATAAACTTTTCTCTACGTCTTCCATGTGTGACCCACCCCTCCCCTCCTCTCCGCTCGGTGGCTCGCCGAAGAAGTCCCCAGGTCCCTCTCCACGGTCATCTGTGAATCAGGGTGTTGGTAGTCCATTGCGTGGAATGTCACCGCTGCCCACTATCGTACCCCCGCAAGGTCATATGGGAAACATGGACGAAGAGGGGGACTACGTTTGA